GCGCCGCCGCCGGCGCGGGCAACACGATTTCCGGCAACACCCAGTATGGTGTCTATGTCATCCGCGGCGCATCGGGACTGGCCGGCGGCAACGCCATACGTGGCAACATCATTGGGCTCGATGTCGGCGGCGCCGTTGATCTGGGCAACGGCTCGGCGGGTGTCTACCTCAATGGCGCCGGCGACACCGTGGGCGGCGCGGTCGCCGGCGCGCGCAATGTCATCTCGGGGAACACCTTCGATGGCGTCGAGATTCAGGCCAGCAGCGGCAATGTGATCGAGGGCAACTACATCGGCACCGATATCACCGGGTCACTCGCCCTGGGCAACAGCTACGGGGTGCGTGTCCATGTCCTCTTCACCGGCTCCTCGACGTTAAACCGCATCGGCGGCACGTCGGCCGGTCAGCGCAATGTCATCTCCGGCAATGGCACTGGGATTTTCTTCTCGGCCTCGGGCACGCAGAACAACGACGTGCAGGGCAACTACATCGGCACCGACGCGACCGGAACCGTTGCCCTGCCCAACTCGTCCCATGGCGTGGATGTGCGCGCGCCGAACAACCGGGTCGGCGCCGCCGTCGCCGGCGCCGGTAATGTCATCTCCGGCAACGGCGGCAACGGCATCAATTGCCAGTCGGCATCATTCGGCGCGATTGTGACGATGGCGGGCAATATCATCGGATTGAACGCGGCCGGGAACGCCGCCGTCCCCAATAGCGGCGCCGGCATCCAGATCAGCAATGTGTTCAACTACCGCATCGGCGGCGCCACCGCCGCAGCGCGCAACGTCATCTCTGGAAACGGCTCCCACGGCATCTCGGTCAGCGGCTCGGGAGCCAGCACTACCTACATTCAGGGAAATTACGTTGGAACCGACATCACCGGCTCCGTGGCGATTCCGAACGGCGGCGCGGGAATCCGTGTCTTTGACGCCGGCGCGGTGGTCGGCGGCAGCCTGCCCGGCGAGGGGAATCTCGTGTCGGGGAACGCCGGTGACGGCGTGGTGATGACTACCTCTTCCCTCCCCTCCGTCGGCACCATCATCCGCGGCAACCGCATCGGCACCGACGCCGCCGGCACCGTCGATCTTGGTAATGGCGGCAATGGAGTCTTCATTGGAATCGCCGGGGTCCGGGTGGGCGACACATTGCCGAATGGGCGCAACCTGATTTCCGGCAATGGGCGTCATGGCGTCTACTTCGACTTCTCCGGCAGCGCTTCGACGGTGCTCAACGGCAATCTGATTGGCACCGACGCGTCCGGCCTCTCCGCCATCGCCAACGACAGTTCGGGTGTGTTCGTCGACGCCTCCGACAACATTCTGATCGGCGGCTACCAGACAGCCGACCGCAATCTGATTGCCGGACACCCGCAGTACGGCATCGTCGTTTATGGCGCCGGGGCCCAGAACAACACCATCGCCGGCAACTGGATCGGGCTGTCCGACGACGGCGGCGCATTGAGCAATGGGCTGGGCGGTATTCTGCTTCTGGGCGCGCAGAGCAACACCATCGGCGGAATCGCCTCCGGCGCCAATCGCATCGCTTACAACGGCGGGCCGGGGGTAATCGTCGACAACCTCGGCAGCGACGGGCTCGGGAATCTGATCGTCTACAATGAGATTCGCGATCATAGCCGTCTCGGCATCGATCTGAACTACGATGACGTGACCGCCAACGACTCGGCCGACGCCGACAGCGGGCCGAATCAGTTGCAGAACTACCCGGTCTGCACCCTGGCGACCTACTTCCCCGATGACGACGAACTGCGATTGCGCGGGTTCATCAACACCAACCCCGGCGCCAGTGTGCGGATCGACGTCTACGCCAACGACGCCTGTGACCCGCTCGGCCACGGCGAGGGGCAATACTACCTCGGCTCCTTCAACCTGATCACCGACGCGTCGGGGCTGGCCGACTTCGACACCGTGCTGGTGCCCGGCGCCGGATCGCTGGTCGGGCATGCGGTCACCGCGACCGCCACGCGCTCCTCGAACACCTCGGAGTTCTCGCAGTGTGTCGAGGTCTATGCCGATTCCGACGGCGACGGCTGGGACGACGCCGTCGACAACTGCCGCAAAATCGCCAATCCGCTGCAGGAGGATGCCGACAGCGACGGCAGCGGCGACTCCTGCGATGTCTGCCCATTTGACCCGCTCGATGATGTCGACGCCGACTCCATCTGCGGCGACGCCGACAACTGCCCGACGGTGTACAATCCGGGGCAGGACGACAGCGACAGCGATGGCCAGGGCGATGTCTGCGACCCGTGTCCGTTGGATGCGCTCAACGATGCCGACGCCGATGGGCTCTGCGCCAACGTCGACAACTGCCCGACGGTCTTCAATCCATTGCAGGAGGATTCCGACGCCGATGGCTCAGGCGACTCCTGCGATGTCTGTCCGTTGGATGCGCTCAACGATGCCGACACCGACGGCCACTGCGCCAACCTCGACAACTGTCCGACGGTCTTCAATCCGTTGCAGGAGGATGCGGACAGCGATGGCTCAGGCGACTCCTGCGATGTCTGCCCGCTGGATGCGCTTAACGACGCCGACGCCGACGGCCACTGCGCCAACATCGACAACTGTCCGACGGTCTTCAATCCGTTGCAGGAAGACACCGACAACGACGGCACAGGCGACTCCTGCGATGTCTGCCCGCTGGATGCGCTCAATGATGCCGACGCCGACGGGCGCTGCGCCAACCTCGACAATTGCCCGACGGTGTTCAATCCGTTGCAGGAGGATGCCGACGGCGACGGCCAGGGCGACGCCTGCGACGTCTGCCCGCTGGATCCGCTCAACGACGCCGACGCCGATGGGCGCTGCGCGGACGTCGACAATTGCCCGGCGGCGTTCAACCCCGTGCAGGAGGATGTCGACGGCGACGCGGTCGGCGACGCGTGCGATCTGTGCCCGCTGGATCCCAACAACGATCAGGACGGCGACGGTATCTGCGCCAACCTCGACAACTGTCCGACTGCCGCCAACCCCTTGCAGGACGATGCGGATGGCGACGGGCTCGGCGATCCGTGCGACCCCTGCCCGCTGGATCCGCTCAATGATGCCGACGGCGACGGCATCTGCGGCAATGTCGACAACTGCCCGGCGATCGCCAACAGCCCGCAGACCGACGCCGACAACGACGGCATCGGCGATGTCTGCGATCAATGTCCGATGGATGCGCAGAATGACATCGACGGCGACGGGGTCTGCGGCGATTTCGACAACTGCCCCACCACGCCCAACTCGATGCAAGCGGATGTCGACACCGACGGAATCGGCGATCTCTGCGACAACTGCCCGACGGTGGCCAATCCCTCGCAGCAAGACTCAAACGGCAACGGCGTCGGCGACGCCTGCGAGTGCGCCTGCAATTGCCATGGCGACCCGGGCGGCTGCGACGGGGTCTACAGTATTCTGGATGTGGTGCACACGGCCAATGTCGCCTTCCGCGGTGGCGCGGCGATGCCGGACCCGAATCCGAGTTGCCCCTATGAAATGACCGACTACGATTGCAGCGGCACGACCACGG
This is a stretch of genomic DNA from bacterium. It encodes these proteins:
- a CDS encoding thrombospondin type 3 repeat-containing protein; this translates as MSLANRVLVAVAVALLSVSSVSANTYVVTHTLDAGIGSLRKALSDANAVAGPDTITFNIPGAGPHVIVPATAYSSLIDRVYINGYSQPGSAVNTLAAGSNAVIKIEIDGSLLPSSSGFGLAFTSGSLGSDVRGLAIHSCTRSGIFILTDSITVRGCFIGTDATGTIDRGNANCGVRLHGARYCTIGGAAPADRNLLSGNDEDGVCMNSGTFVNLPTGNVVAGNIIGLNAAGNAALPNTLHGVRMDSTVDCHVGGAAAGAGNTISGNTQYGVYVIRGASGLAGGNAIRGNIIGLDVGGAVDLGNGSAGVYLNGAGDTVGGAVAGARNVISGNTFDGVEIQASSGNVIEGNYIGTDITGSLALGNSYGVRVHVLFTGSSTLNRIGGTSAGQRNVISGNGTGIFFSASGTQNNDVQGNYIGTDATGTVALPNSSHGVDVRAPNNRVGAAVAGAGNVISGNGGNGINCQSASFGAIVTMAGNIIGLNAAGNAAVPNSGAGIQISNVFNYRIGGATAAARNVISGNGSHGISVSGSGASTTYIQGNYVGTDITGSVAIPNGGAGIRVFDAGAVVGGSLPGEGNLVSGNAGDGVVMTTSSLPSVGTIIRGNRIGTDAAGTVDLGNGGNGVFIGIAGVRVGDTLPNGRNLISGNGRHGVYFDFSGSASTVLNGNLIGTDASGLSAIANDSSGVFVDASDNILIGGYQTADRNLIAGHPQYGIVVYGAGAQNNTIAGNWIGLSDDGGALSNGLGGILLLGAQSNTIGGIASGANRIAYNGGPGVIVDNLGSDGLGNLIVYNEIRDHSRLGIDLNYDDVTANDSADADSGPNQLQNYPVCTLATYFPDDDELRLRGFINTNPGASVRIDVYANDACDPLGHGEGQYYLGSFNLITDASGLADFDTVLVPGAGSLVGHAVTATATRSSNTSEFSQCVEVYADSDGDGWDDAVDNCRKIANPLQEDADSDGSGDSCDVCPFDPLDDVDADSICGDADNCPTVYNPGQDDSDSDGQGDVCDPCPLDALNDADADGLCANVDNCPTVFNPLQEDSDADGSGDSCDVCPLDALNDADTDGHCANLDNCPTVFNPLQEDADSDGSGDSCDVCPLDALNDADADGHCANIDNCPTVFNPLQEDTDNDGTGDSCDVCPLDALNDADADGRCANLDNCPTVFNPLQEDADGDGQGDACDVCPLDPLNDADADGRCADVDNCPAAFNPVQEDVDGDAVGDACDLCPLDPNNDQDGDGICANLDNCPTAANPLQDDADGDGLGDPCDPCPLDPLNDADGDGICGNVDNCPAIANSPQTDADNDGIGDVCDQCPMDAQNDIDGDGVCGDFDNCPTTPNSMQADVDTDGIGDLCDNCPTVANPSQQDSNGNGVGDACECACNCHGDPGGCDGVYSILDVVHTANVAFRGGAAMPDPNPSCPYEMTDYDCSGTTTVLDVVRIVNVAFRGGSPASEICDPCP